One stretch of Acidobacteriota bacterium DNA includes these proteins:
- a CDS encoding TolC family protein, producing the protein MLPLQSVYSSICRRRLVFFGFALAVAAATCAYPRDITLDEAIDMAVDRSARGGIIRGREEVAEQNYYARRINFLLPEISIQGNAPAYTNDESYRLFGADPEKRLYKTRDFTLNSFIELKQSVPVVGGTFVATANLARLDSRYPYTRYSADSGYFVDELSSRGFFRFSLEQQLFRPSAAKFELHNKKDDFEIARLARHEEQAALTTEVIEAYMGVLQLSIREELYSDKLESARLKADIDSMKLQDGIVSEDDFLVSASARLDAELESFEIEMQARDRQRELATLLDAGVTEALNPSEPVISGHLGGAVQQRLIAAWEQSVPIRKAELVFAKAKRSADYAAAGHGLTGDLKADYSFGRQRVEAERYDQSTQGLVTSDDDISTAGWGVTLEFKLPLWDGGAGGAAVKAARFEAEQARLEYDGERTKARADITSLANQLDVSYRRLEIMRKQIELASDKLEIARSRLADGQISRLTFLESKIFYLESRDRYLDELRKYLVNRVELEGKFTS; encoded by the coding sequence ATGCTGCCATTGCAATCTGTTTACAGCTCAATCTGCCGGCGCCGGCTGGTTTTTTTTGGTTTTGCGCTTGCGGTCGCAGCGGCGACGTGCGCTTATCCCCGTGACATCACGCTCGATGAAGCCATCGACATGGCCGTTGACCGCAGCGCCCGGGGAGGAATTATCAGGGGCCGGGAGGAAGTGGCCGAGCAGAACTACTACGCCCGCCGCATCAACTTCCTGTTGCCGGAGATCTCCATCCAGGGGAACGCGCCGGCCTACACGAATGACGAGTCCTATCGGCTGTTCGGGGCGGACCCGGAAAAGCGGTTGTACAAGACGCGCGATTTCACGCTCAACTCTTTCATCGAGTTAAAGCAGAGCGTACCGGTAGTCGGGGGCACGTTCGTTGCCACCGCCAACCTGGCGCGCCTCGACAGCCGGTATCCGTACACCCGGTACAGCGCCGATTCCGGCTACTTTGTCGACGAATTGTCAAGCCGCGGGTTTTTCAGGTTCTCCCTGGAGCAGCAGTTGTTTCGTCCTTCGGCGGCCAAGTTCGAGCTGCACAACAAGAAAGACGACTTTGAGATTGCCCGCCTTGCCCGGCACGAGGAACAGGCGGCCCTGACCACGGAGGTTATCGAGGCGTACATGGGCGTTCTGCAGCTTTCCATACGGGAGGAGCTTTATTCGGACAAGCTGGAGTCAGCCCGCTTGAAAGCCGACATCGACTCCATGAAACTTCAAGACGGAATCGTCTCCGAGGATGACTTCCTTGTCTCCGCGTCCGCCCGCCTGGATGCCGAACTGGAGAGTTTCGAGATCGAGATGCAGGCGAGAGATCGTCAGCGTGAACTGGCCACGCTGCTCGACGCCGGTGTAACCGAGGCTCTGAATCCGTCGGAACCCGTCATATCCGGACACCTGGGCGGTGCCGTTCAGCAACGGCTGATCGCGGCCTGGGAACAGTCGGTGCCGATACGTAAGGCCGAGCTGGTTTTTGCCAAGGCGAAGCGATCTGCCGATTACGCCGCGGCCGGTCACGGCCTGACGGGCGACCTGAAAGCGGATTACTCCTTCGGTCGGCAGAGGGTCGAGGCGGAACGATATGACCAGTCGACTCAGGGCTTGGTGACGAGCGATGATGACATTAGCACGGCCGGCTGGGGCGTGACCCTGGAGTTCAAGCTGCCGTTGTGGGACGGCGGGGCCGGCGGTGCGGCGGTCAAAGCTGCGCGGTTCGAGGCCGAGCAGGCACGGTTGGAATACGACGGCGAACGGACGAAGGCGCGCGCCGATATTACCAGCCTGGCCAACCAGCTTGACGTCAGCTATCGCCGCCTGGAGATCATGCGCAAACAGATCGAACTGGCCAGCGATAAGCTGGAGATTGCCAGATCCCGATTGGCTGACGGCCAGATTTCCCGGTTGACCTTCCTGGAAAGTAAGATATTTTACCTCGAGAGCAGAGACAGGTACCTTGATGAACTGAGGAAGTACCTCGTCAACAGGGTTGAGTTGGAAGGCAAGTTTACGAGCTGA
- a CDS encoding ABC transporter permease: MEYRRTVQISIESLGTHKLRTFLTMLGVIIGVAAVIAMLSIGEGAEKAALEEIEVLGINNIIVNARVPEEEAGSAEGFQRSLGLSLADGENIGRFTELVSNVVPQRFEPLSTISHGSSEAAVRVVATIPEFIYSSSIEVDYGRFIAKSDNTASAQVCVLGAKAKRSLFAFEDPIGQTVRIGDQDFSVVGIMADKYIGRGKVEGLRLKNFNEDVYIPFNTARKKFDRVEPMTENMVFHHGRVESSAETAYNVPEIDQLTITVTDLNHVRAVTKLVERILRRRHGGVEDYEVVVPESLLRQSQKTQRIFNIVMGAIAGLSLLVGGIGIMNIMLATVLERTREIGIRRAVGATRGDIMFQFLVEAVTICLIGCSIGLALGLIISRAISFYAGWPTVVSVFSIVLAVVVSTTVGTVFGIFPAHKAAKIDVIDALRYE, from the coding sequence ATGGAGTACCGCCGGACGGTTCAGATTTCAATTGAATCGCTGGGCACGCACAAGCTGCGCACGTTTCTGACGATGCTCGGCGTCATTATCGGCGTGGCCGCCGTTATTGCCATGCTTTCCATCGGCGAGGGGGCTGAAAAGGCCGCGCTTGAGGAGATTGAAGTCCTCGGCATCAACAATATCATTGTGAACGCTCGCGTTCCGGAGGAAGAGGCCGGTTCCGCCGAGGGTTTCCAGCGTTCGCTGGGGTTGTCCCTGGCCGACGGCGAGAACATCGGACGGTTTACCGAACTGGTATCGAACGTCGTCCCGCAGCGCTTCGAACCTCTCAGCACCATCAGCCACGGCAGCAGCGAGGCGGCCGTCCGCGTAGTCGCGACCATTCCGGAGTTCATTTACTCCTCGTCCATCGAGGTCGACTACGGCCGGTTTATCGCCAAGAGCGACAACACGGCCTCGGCTCAGGTCTGCGTTCTGGGGGCCAAGGCCAAGCGGAGTCTCTTTGCCTTTGAGGATCCGATCGGCCAGACGGTGCGGATCGGCGACCAGGATTTCTCCGTCGTCGGCATTATGGCCGACAAGTACATCGGCCGCGGCAAGGTGGAAGGATTACGGCTCAAGAATTTCAACGAAGACGTCTACATTCCCTTTAACACCGCTCGGAAGAAGTTCGACCGGGTGGAGCCGATGACCGAGAACATGGTATTTCACCACGGACGCGTGGAAAGCAGCGCCGAGACGGCGTATAACGTGCCGGAGATCGACCAGTTGACCATCACGGTGACCGACCTGAACCACGTCAGGGCGGTGACAAAACTCGTCGAGCGCATCCTGCGGCGCCGCCACGGGGGCGTTGAAGATTACGAGGTCGTGGTGCCCGAGTCGTTGCTGCGGCAGTCGCAGAAGACGCAACGGATATTCAACATCGTGATGGGGGCCATTGCCGGGCTGTCGCTGCTGGTCGGCGGCATCGGCATAATGAACATCATGCTGGCGACGGTGCTGGAGCGCACGCGGGAAATCGGCATTCGGCGCGCGGTCGGCGCCACGCGCGGTGACATCATGTTCCAGTTTTTGGTCGAGGCGGTGACGATCTGCCTGATCGGCTGCAGCATCGGCCTGGCGCTCGGTCTGATCATTTCACGGGCCATCTCGTTTTATGCGGGCTGGCCGACCGTCGTCTCCGTGTTCTCTATTGTCCTCGCGGTAGTCGTGTCGACTACGGTCGGCACGGTCTTCGGCATTTTCCCCGCCCACAAAGCGGCTAAGATCGACGTGATCGACGCCCTGAGATATGAATAA
- the waaF gene encoding lipopolysaccharide heptosyltransferase II, which yields MIRNILIRAPNHLGDCIMAMPMINEAREAYPGSTVTVLAPEHLVELYTGNPAVDGTLSIPLRHVHGLIGVVKIKEIIAPGKFDIGFILPPSFGAASAFKLVGIRERIGYIADGRRLLLTRPLPLPAPLNSEHRSRVYFNLLRRASGVELEYVQPRLFLAETDVQAGERLLAGFDVAPDDDYVAIAFRAVAESRRWGIDRYTELILELLNRSRLKVVLVGSSDDRKAGDDIVEAVDRSRVVNLAGKTSLTELAAVFARADLLIGNDSGPAHLAAAVGSPLVVLSGADDPKETSPISDRKRLIYRDNLACISCVKNRCPNKGDDFMRCMKEITVDAVLGKVDEILREV from the coding sequence ATGATTCGGAATATCCTGATCCGCGCACCCAACCACCTGGGTGACTGCATCATGGCGATGCCCATGATCAACGAGGCTCGCGAGGCGTACCCGGGTTCGACGGTGACAGTACTTGCGCCGGAGCACCTCGTTGAGCTGTACACCGGTAATCCGGCCGTTGACGGCACGCTGAGCATTCCCCTCCGACACGTTCACGGGCTGATCGGCGTGGTCAAGATCAAGGAGATAATCGCCCCGGGGAAGTTTGACATCGGGTTCATTCTTCCGCCGTCGTTCGGGGCGGCGTCGGCGTTCAAGCTGGTGGGGATTCGCGAACGCATCGGCTACATAGCGGATGGCCGCCGGCTGCTGTTGACGCGTCCGTTGCCCCTGCCGGCTCCACTGAACTCCGAGCACCGGTCCCGCGTTTATTTCAATCTCCTGCGGCGGGCCTCCGGGGTTGAACTGGAGTACGTGCAGCCCCGCCTGTTCCTGGCCGAAACCGACGTTCAGGCCGGCGAGAGACTACTTGCCGGGTTTGACGTAGCGCCCGACGACGACTATGTCGCTATCGCTTTCAGGGCCGTGGCTGAATCCAGGCGCTGGGGGATTGACCGCTACACGGAGTTGATCCTCGAGTTGTTAAACAGGAGCCGGCTCAAGGTTGTCCTGGTCGGTTCGAGCGACGACCGGAAAGCCGGCGACGACATTGTGGAGGCTGTCGACCGCAGCCGGGTGGTTAACCTTGCCGGGAAGACGTCGCTGACGGAACTGGCGGCGGTGTTTGCGCGCGCGGATCTGCTCATCGGCAATGATTCCGGACCGGCGCACCTGGCGGCGGCCGTTGGAAGCCCCCTGGTTGTCCTGTCGGGCGCTGACGATCCAAAGGAGACCTCGCCGATCTCAGACCGCAAGAGACTAATCTACCGTGACAATCTTGCATGCATCAGTTGCGTCAAGAACAGGTGCCCCAACAAGGGGGATGACTTCATGCGCTGCATGAAGGAAATCACGGTTGACGCCGTGCTCGGGAAAGTCGATGAGATCCTGCGGGAAGTGTGA